The Microbulbifer sp. TB1203 nucleotide sequence AGGGCGAGCAGTTCGGCGCTCCGAGCCATGGATGGCCCGAGTCACAAAGGGTATCCTACAGATACTTTTTTTTGTTTGGGAGGAAACAGAGTGGCGAAGACAATACCGGCCGCAATAGCCGCGATTGCACTCAGCCTGTCGGCGCTCTGTATCTCGCAGGAATCTCTGGAAGCCGGGGAAGAGCGAGGCGACACTTTCGCCGAGCGCTTTGCGGAGGCGGAACTGGTGGCCCAGGTGCAGATCGCCGGAATTCACCGGGATGTGGACAGCGCTCTCTCCGAACCGGGCATGGTGGCGCTTCTCGGCTATGTCTACTCCGCGGTTTCCCAACAGGTGTGGAAAGGTGAAGCCAATCGCCTGATTGCCTTCCGGCTGGGACTGGACGCCTGCGAACAAAAACTGGAAAAGGGCGCCCGCTATCTGATTTTCGCCCGCCCGGACAGCCGTGGCCGCCTGCAACTATATAGTTGTGACGCGGTAATCCCCGAGGCTGAAGCCGCCCCCTTGCTCGCCCGTCTCAAGGAATTCGATCTCCAGGGTTGATAACGCCCCGCCCTGCCGTTGTAGATACCCTGTTTCAACCCAACTTCTTGATGCTCTGGCCTCATTGTGGGGGCGCCGGCATAAGTGTCTACACTCCGGTGATGACTGGAAACAATCCTCATGGTCGGGGAGCGTCGTAGGGATTGCAAGGAGGCTTTCAAATGGCAAAAGATCCAGCTTTTAAAAAACAGGAGGAAAACAGAGGTGCTGAGATCGCGGATTACTGGCCACTGTTCAGCCTGATCCTCGTCTCCCTGTTGGCTGGAGTGGCTATCACTGTCTCCACCCGCGGTGACATGATCGCCGGCATGCATTACGCAATGGGATTTTTCCTGTGCGTTTTTGCACTCCTGAAACTTTTCCACCCAACCGCTTTCGCCGACGGCTTTGAAATGTACGACCTGCTTGCCAGGCGATGCCGGCTATATGGCTATCTGTACCCGGTGATCGAGCTCATTCTGGGCCTTGGCTTTCTGTCGATGCTATTTCCCCAGGTTGTCTATGGCGCAACCATCCTGATACTGGGTTTTGGCGCCATCGGCGTAATCAGCGCCCTCCGCCGGGGGCTGGATATCAATTGCCCCTGTATGGGCTCCATCCTCGACGTACCGCTCAGCACAGTAACCCTGACAGAGGACCTGGGCATGGTGGTAATGGCCATCATCATGTGGTCGATGCGGCTGTAGAATAGGCGGCCGGGTAGCACTTCAATTCCCATGTGCACACTCCAGAGCCTCCGCTTCCGGCCTCTTGCTCTGCATTGTGGAAGCGATTCTGCTCGAGAGGCTTATAAAACCTTCGGCTCTATGTCCGCCTACATTTACAACAATCCAAACTTAGCAGAGGAATAATGTTCCTTGAAGAACCCCCATCACGGGTTATTCTTATCAATATGGCGTCGTCTTCTTCCGCCGTTGTGCATTTGGTGAAGAATGGATTGGCACCAAAGGGCTCGGGCAGGGGCGTATTGTTCCGCCAAAACTGAGCCTCCATACACGCAACAGCCAGGGGTCAACAGGTGGGTTTATGAAAAAGCTACTGCTTCCGCTGATTATTTTGCTGCTGATTATCGGCTATTTTATGTCGCGCGATCGCGACGATTCCGCGAAGGATGCCTACGACTCGCTCGAAACGCCCGAGAGCGAACAGATGACACCGCCGGATAACAGATCCCCCGACGAGGGAACCATGCCCCGCGAGGAAAGCACACCGCCGGATAGGGATACGCCCCGGGAATCCGACCAGCCGGATACCACACCGCCGGGCGACGATACCAGCGACTCCCTGATGAATAAGACCGAAGATGCCGCCTCCGATGCCGGAGAGGCATTGGGAGACGTGACAGAAAAGGCGGGCAGTGCAGTTGAAGAGGCCGGTGACGCGGCTAAGAAGGCGGCCGAACGGGCGGCGGAAAAGTTACGCGGTGAAGATGCCGCCGAAGAGGATTCCTCCTCGGAGGAAGAGCCGCAGGGCAATTGATGCTAGTGCCAAGTAGAGGTCGCGACAGCGGCTTTTACCCGGTAGCCGGTGACAATTGATGATAGAACACTACTGGCACTGCGATCACTCGGTGCTCGAAATTTGTCCTCTGGGGCCGCTGCAGGAAACAGATTTCCAGGCCTTGGAGGCGCAGGTGGATCCGGTGATCAGTGAACACGGCTGCCTGGCAGGGTTGCTGATCAATGCGGCCCATTTCCCCGGCTGGGAGAGTTTTGCCGCACTGATCTCACACTGCGTTTTCATACGCGACTACCACAAGCGTATCCATAAAATTGCCGTTGTATCCGATCACACATTGTTGGGCTTTATGCCCCGGCTGGTGGACCACTTCGTCGGTGCCGAGGTGCGGCCTTTCCCCGCCGATGGCTATCAGCAGGCGCTGAACTGGCTGGTCGAACCGGGGTAGGAGCGGTCATGGCGGCGGACGAGGCCGGCCATTACTCCACCGTTACCCCAAAACACAGGTTTGGCCTCGCCCCGATAGTCAGTTAGCATCCCCGTCTTCTAAAACGACCCGGAAATTTCCTTGATCGATCAACTGGCTATAACCGCTAGCGCCGCCGAGTGGCTGCCGGCCGCGCGACAGCTGGCGGACGAATTGCAATTGCGCTGTCTGGATTGCGCGGAGCCGAGCCGGCTCGATGCGCCGGCTTTCGTATTGCAGCGGGGCGAGCGCCTGCAGCTGTGTGCCACCGGGCGCAAGGCGCCCGGACCGGTCTTCGTGGATTTTGTCGGCGGCACCGCTGCGCACCGGCGCAAATACGGTGGAGGTAAAGGACAGCAGATTGCCAAAGCCGTGGGCCTGCGCAGCGGATTTTATCCGAGCGTGGTAGATGCCACCGCAGGGCTGGGTCGGGACGCCTTCGTACTCGCCTCTCTCGGCTGCAAAGTACATATGCTCGAGCGCAATCCGGTGGTGCGCGCGCTCCTGCGCGACGGCCTGGATCGATTGCAGAAAGCCGCCCTGGAAGACATCGAATTGGCCCCGATAGCACAGCGCCTCAACCTTGAAGAGAGCGACGTTTCTGCGCGGGAGTGGCTGCAGGACCAGGCGCCGGAATCGATACCGGTGGTCTATCTGGACCCGATGTTTCCGGAGCGCGGCAAGAGCGCCGGGGTAAAGAAGGAAATGGCGGCCTTCCACCAGTTGGTGGGTAGCGATGAAGATGCGGACGGATTACTCGAGCCGGCCTTTGCCGCCTGTTACTACCGCACCGTGGTAAAACGGCCACGGCTGGCCCCTTTTCTGGCGGCGAGAAAACCTTCGCTGTCATTGGAAGGGAAGTCGGGGCGATTCGATATCTACACGAAGCACGGCGTGCCGGGGTGACGATGGAAAGGCCCCCTGTAAGGGCGAACACAAGGTTTGCCCCGAATGGCACTGACTTAAGCCGGGATTCGCTATTTTTGTAGGATGGGCAAAGCGCAGCGTGCCCATCAAAGCCGCGGATGATGGGCACGTCGCTACGCTCCTTTACCCATCCTACGGAGGTTGCAACACTTAAGTCAGTGCCATTCAGGTTCGCCCCTACATTTCTCGGTCAGCAGTTGACGGCGTTGACCGCCAGCCCGCCCAGCGATGTCTCCTTGTACTTGCTCCGCATATCCACACCGGTCTGGCGCATGGTCTCGATCACGCTGTCGAGCGGCACGATATGCGCACCGTCGCCGCGAAGGGCGAGGCGGGCGGCGTTGATGGCCTTGACTGCGCCCATGGTGTTGCGTTCGATACAGGGCACCTGCACCAGGCCGCCGATAGGATCACAGGTGAGCCCCAGATTGTGTTCCATGCCGATTTCCGCGGCGTTTTCGATCTGCTGGTTGCTGCCGCCCTGGACCGCGGCCAGGCCGGCGGAGGCCATGGAGCAGGCCACGCCGATCTCGCCCTGGCAGCCCACTTCAGCGGCGGAGATGGAGGCGTTCTTTTTGAAAAGCATGCCGATGGCCCCGGCAGTGAGCAGGAATTTCACTACTTGGTCCTTCAGCTCGCCGTGCTTTTCCGGGTTGTGCACGAACTGCACATAATAGGCGATCACCGCGGGAATCACCCCGGCGGCGCCGTTGGTGGGAGAGGTGACGATACGCCCGCGGGCCGCGTTTTCCTCATTCACCGCCAGGGCGAAAAGGCTGACCCAGTCGAGAATCGCCAGTCCCTGATTGCGCTCCTCCTCGGGCTGTTTGCTCAGTTCGCGATAGAGTTCCGCCGCGCGCCGGCGCACATTCAGGCCACCGGGCAGTAATCCCTGCTCGCGGCAGCCGCGCTGGATGGAGGAGTGCATTACCTCCCAGATATTCCACAGTTGCTGCTTGATTTCCTCTTCGCTGCGGAAAGCCTTTTCATTGGCCATGGCCAGTTCGGCAATGGTCCAGTGGTGTTTTTCGCACAGCTCCATCAACTGTTTTGCGGAGCTGAAATCGTAGGGCAGCAGGGTGGCTATCTGGTCCTTTTGGGCGAAATCCTCCTCCGACAATACGAAGCCGCCGCCGATGGAAAAATAGCTGCGCTCGAAAAGCAGTTCGCCATCGGCGTAGGCCTGGCAGGTCATGCCGTTGGCGTGCCGGGATAGAAATTCCTCTTTGTGGAAGACCAGATCGCGGTCGCGAACAAATCCGATGTTTTTATCGAGGTTCAGCCGCAATTGCCGATCCTGATCGATCTGTGCGAGCTTGTGGTCGATGGCGTCCACATCGATGGTGTCCGGAGCCTCGCCGAGGAGGCCCATCAGCACGGCCATATCGGTGCCGTGGCCGATACCGGTAAGGGCCAGGGAGCCGTACAGGTGTACCTGTACCCGGTCGGTATTCCGCAGCTGTTGCCGGTCTTCCAGGTCCTGGACAAACTGCCGCGCCGCCACCATAGGGCCTACGGTATGAGAACTGGAGGGGCCTACGCCGATTTTGAAAAGTTCGAAAACGCTGATGCTCATACAGTACACATAGCCCGTTTGCTGTTTTGTAGGAGCGGCCCATGGCCGCGATCGGCCTGGGAAATAAACCACCATTTATCGCGGCCATGGGCGGATGGCCGCCCCGCCGCTCCTACAGGGTGAGGTGCTTGCACCATTTAGGGGCGAACTTTGCCGATATGGTAGTGACAATCAAGGCGTCCGGCGATATTCCACACAAAATTCTACAGGTGGGTTATCTGGCAGAATAAACGGGCTTCAATTGCCGCTGGAAGGCAGAAGCTACGGCGTATTCGCGACCAGAACAGCGCGTTTGGGAGCGGGGTGACCTTCCACGGTTTTGTCCGGGGATTCCGGGTCGAGAAAGTCCGCCAGGGATTCGAAGCGCATCCAGTCCGTGCGGCGTTGCTCGCCGAGGTTGGTGGTGCCCACATCCACCGTGCGGGGATTTTCAAAGCCACACTTGCGCAACCAGCTCTCCAGGGTGGCGGTGCTGGGGATAAACCACACATTGCGCATCTTGGCGTAGCGATCTTCAGGGACAAGGCAGTCACCGGGCTCGCCGTCGATCACCAGAGTTTCCAGCAGCAACTGACCACCGGGGCGCAGTGTGTCACGCAATTCGCGCAGGTGGTCCATGGGTGAGCGGCGATGGTAGAGCACACCCATGGAGAAGGTGGTGTCGAAGGCGTGGAGTTTGGGCGGCAGTGCCTCGATGCCCAGGGGCAGCAGGTCTACGGGCTGCTCCCAGCCCAGGTATTTTTTCAGCGCGTAAAACTGGGCGACGTATTTTGCGGAGGGATCGATGCCGATCACCCGCCGCGCGCCGGCGCCGAACTGGCGCCAGCAGTGATAGCCATTGCCACAGCCCACATCCAGTACCAGGCGGTTTTCCAGCGGCTCCAGATGCGGCAGCACGCGCTCCCATTTCCAGTCGGAGCGCCATTCGGTATCGATAAAGAGATCGAAAATTTCCCAGGGGCCCTTGCGCCAGGGATGCAGTTTGCGCAACTGTTTTTCCAGTGCTTGCAACTGCTCCGGGGAGGCGTCCGCGGCGCTGCCAATACGCACTTTCTCCCGCAGCTCGACGGCGGATGGGGAAATATCCGGCAGCGCATCGAATGCGGCCCGCCAATCCGGGAGATCCCCCCAGCGCTCCGGGCTGAGACCGGCGGCGATCTGCTCCGGCAGCTGAGCCAGCCAGGGGCGCAGGGCGGGGATATGTTGGATGCCGGCGTAGAAGTTGGTGTAGTCGATCATAATTCGAAGTCGGTTCGGAGTGCACTTGTAGGAGCGGCCCATGGCCGCGATCGGCTTTACTACGTAGCCAAGCCGATCGCGGCCATGGGCCGCTCCCGGCCGGACCGCTCCTACAGGGTGGTTTCGTTCAGGTTTTTGCCTTTATGGCAATCAGGGACGCAAAATTAAAACACTGGAACCACACGTCGACGCTGGTAAAACCCACCGACTTCAGGCGCTCACGATGGGTGTCCAGGGTTTCCGGGATCAGCACATTTTCCAGCGCGGTGCGTTTCTGGGCGATTTCCAGTTCGCTGTAGCCGTTGGCGCGCTTGAAGGCGTGGTGCAAATCGATCATCAGTTCCCGGTGGTCGGGATCGGTAAAGTCCACCTTTTCCGAGATAATCAGTATGCCCCCCGGCCGCAGGCCATCGCAGATTTTCTGCAGAATGCCCTCGCGCTTCTCCACGGGAATAAACTGCAAAGTGAAATTGAGCACCACCACCGAGGCATTTTCGATTTTGATATTCTGCAGGTCGTCGCAGACCAACTGTACCGGAACCTGCCCGCTGTCCGCCGCCAGCACCTGGTGCGCGCGCTCGATCATCGCACTGGAGTTGTCCACCGCAATAATTTCACAGTCCGCGGCGGGGATGCGGTGGCGCATGGCCAGGGTGGCGGCGCACAGGGAACTGCCCAGGTCGTAGCAACGGCTGCCGGCCTGTGCGTAGCGCTCCGCCAGGGTGCCGATCATCGCCACGATGGTGGTGTAGCCGGGCACCGAGCGCTGGATCATATCCGGAAAGACGTCGACCACCGACTGGTCGAACTGGAAGCCGGTGACGTCGCCCAGGGGGTTGGCGTAGATGTTGTCGTGTTTGGTCATGATTTTTTGCCGGGAGCACGCCCTACAGTTTTTCCTCCTGCAGGCCGAGTTCCAGGCCCGCTTCGCGGCCCTGGCTCCCGGTCACCACCGCGGTGCTGGCGTTTTCCGGTTTCAGGTAAGTGTCGGCGACGCGCTTCAGGTCTTCCAATCTCACCTCCGTCACCCGGCGGCGGAACTCCTCACGCACGGCGTGAGTGCGGCCGTAGAGGGCGGAGTGGAAGGCTTTCTTGGCCTCGCCGGCAGGGGAGCTGGGTTTGTCCAGCGCGCCCACCACGCCCAGAATGGCTTCCTCCACCTGCTCGTCCTTTTGCCGGCCGCTGGCCAGCCATTCCAGCGAGGCGTCGAAGTCCGCCAGGGTTTCCGCCATGCGCGGGTCCCGGTAGGAGTAGAAGCGGAAGACGCCGAGGTTGCTGTCGTGGCTGGCACCCCCGCCGTAGGCGCCGCCCTGTTCGCGGATGCTGCGGTGCAGGAAGCCATTGCGCAGGAAGCCGCCGAGGACCGCCAGCGGCGCCGCGTCTTCGTGGACCATGGGCACGGTGGCATAGGCCTTGGCGCAGAAGTTGACCTGGCTGTTGGCCAGCCACAGTTCTCCGACCCGGTGCGGGTCGAAATCTTCCGATGGGGCGGCGGAGGCCTCTACTGTTTCGCTGGCCAGGGGCGCCAGCGCCTGGGAGTAGTCCGGCAGTTTGTCCTCTTCGCCGATCAGCAGGAACTGGCGCGGCGCAGCGGCGATCTTGCGGTGGATGGCCTGGAACTGTGCGGTGAGTTTTTCCAGGCCGTCGTCGCTGTCCAGTCCACGCACCAGGGCCTTCAACTGGCGCAGCCCCAACAGGCCACCGGTGGCGTGGCTCTCGAAGGCGGCGCGGTTGTAACCGGCGCTCGCGGCGGCCATGGCGAGAGCGTGACCGTTGCCCACCACGCCCTGTTCGCGGCGCGCCAGGGTTTGCAGCAGCAATTCCCTGAAGCGTGGCAGTTCGTCGAAACGCACCTGTTCCACGGTGGCCTGCATCAGTTCGGTGAGCGGCGCCTGGTTGCGGGTCAGGGCCTTGCCGGAGAGTACGAAATAGCTGGACAGTTGCTGCAGGTCGTCGATATCGGTGCGGCTGCTGGTATAGCTGTGCAGGGCGCCGGCCACGCTGGCCTGCCACTGCTGCACCTGCAGGTAGTCCTTGTCCCCCAGGCCCACTTCGGTGAGCGCCTGGCAGTAGTAGGGCAGCAGTTGCTTTTCCTCTTCGCTGAGGTCCGGGAGGGCGCAGATCAACTGTTGGTATACCAGGCCGTTGGTGCCGGCGCTGTAGCGGGTGAGTTTCTGTTTGCCCAGGCGCGTTTCCTCGCCCTCGACTTTGGGCATCTCTGGCGGGATGTCCTCCACGCCGACCTTGGGCAGGATGGAGGCGTCGTCCTCGCGCTGCTGGCGATCCAGAAGCGCGGTGGCGGTCTGCACGATCTGCTCTTTTTCGCCATCGCTCAGGCGGGCTTTGATTTCCGCCAGGCGGGCCTTTTCCGCGGCTTCGCGGCGCCCGGCCAGTGCGTCGTCCGGCGACAGTAGCAGGCGGACGCGGTGCTGGTTTTCCAGCAGCAATTTGCGCGCGGTGTCGGCGATAAAGCGCGGGTCCTTGATCTGCTCGCGGAGCTTTTCCAGGATGGGGTCGATATTCAGCAGGCCGATGGCGTCGCCGCGATGGGTGGCGCCGGTGAGGGCGGTGAGGATCAGTTGCAGACCGTAGGGGTAGCCGTCGCCGGTGATCTCCCGCTGTTGCAGTTCCAACTGGTGCAGGGCGGCGGCCACCTGTTCGTAGGGCACGCCGTTTTCCGCCACATCCTCCAGTACCGCGAGCACCTGTTTTTCCAGCTCGTCGGCGCGTTCCCGCTCGCTGCCCTCGATGCCGCAGACGAACGCGAGTTCGCGCTGGGAGTCGTCGAGGCCACAGAGGGGGGAGGGGGATGTGCCCAGATCGGTGGTCTCCAGTAGTTTCATCAGCGGCGAGGCGCTGTTGTCCAGCAGCACACCGGTGAGCAGGTGGGCGGTGAGAGATTCCTCCAGGTCGGTGACGTCGCCGAGCAGCCAGCCGAGCACGATGTGGGTTTTTTCCTCCAGTCCCTCGTCACCGCTGACGGGATAGTGTTCCTCCACCGATATCGGTGCCAGGTAGCGGGTCTCCCGCTCTACGCCGATAGTTTTGTCGAGCGGCTCGAATTTGTGCAGCGCCTTTTCCTCGAATACCGCCTGGTGCTCGGCGGCGGGGATATCGCCGAAGGTCATGAAGATGGCGTTGCTGGGGTGGTAGTGGCTGCGATAGAAGTTCACCAGCTGCTGGTAGCTGAGCTTGGGAATGTCCGCCGGCTCGCCCCCGGAGTTGTGATGGTAGGTGGTGGTGGGGAAGAGGTATCTGCTCAGGGTCTGCCACAGCTGGGAGGTCACCGAGCTCATGGCGCCTTTCATTTCATTGAACACCACCCCTTTGTAGACCAGCTCGCTGTCCGTGTTGCCGGGTTCGGCGAACTCCAGCCGGTGGCCTTCCTGGGCGAAGTCCAGCGGGTCCAGGCGGGCGAAGAAGACCGCGTCCAGATAGACGTCGAGCAGGTTGTCGAAGTCCTTGCGGTTCTGGCTGGCGAAGGGATAGGCGGTCCAGTCGGAGCTGGTAAAGGCGTTCATAAAAGTGTTCAGGGAACGCCTTATCATCATGAAGAAGGGGTCGCGCACCGGGTATTTTTCGCTGCCGCAGAGGGCGGTATGTTCCAGGATATGGGCGACGCCGCTGGAGTCCTGGGGAACGGTGCGCAGTGCCACCAGGAAGACGTTTTCCGGATTGTCGGCGGCGATATGCAGGTGTTGGGCGCCGGTTTTGTGGTGTCGGTATTCCTCCACCTGCACGCCGAGGGATTCGATGGTTGCACTGGTGACCAGTTCGAAGGCGGGGTGTGCGTTGCTCAAAAGACTGCTCCGTAGGTTGTACTTGGGGCATTGGCGGCCCTGCTATCGAGGGCTTCGCATTTGGTTCATCACTCAGTCGGTGCTGTTTGCATCCGCCCCGGCAATTGGGGCGCTATTCTACCGCCAGGGCGAGCCGGAAAAACAGTGTTGACACCGGTGCCACCAGGGCAAACACTTCGTTGACTGCCCGGGCAGGGCATTAACCCGGTCCAATGTGCTCGGGTTAATAAATGTAGACGAATACGGAGACACACGTTTGACCTGGTTGGATATCGCCAGCGTAACTGGCTTTTTTGTCACCTGGATGGGGTACACGGTTTTCGCGCGCCGGAAGGCCAAAGTGGCCTGGTGTCTGGCGTCGTCCATGCAGTGGTACCGGGTGGAGTGGATGCTGCGCATGCTGGAGCGGGATATGCGCATGCCGGACGCGGCGATTATCGGCAACCTGGAGCGGGTGATCGGTTTCTTCGCTTCCACCAGTATCCTGATCCTCGCGGGCTTGGTGACCGCGCTCACCGCCGACACCGTGGCGGTGGAGATGATCAACAGCCTGCCGTTGGCGGAGACCACCACGGTGGTGCAGTTCGAGCTGAAGGTACTGTTGCTGCTACTGATTTTTATCTTTGCGTTTTTCAATTTCACCTGGTCCCTGCGCCAGTATTCCTTTGCCAACGTGCTGATCGGCGCGGCGCCACCCGCGGAGGACGAGAGTTTTAGCGAGGAGGAGCGGCGCCGCTATGCGATCAGTACCGCCAAGGTGATCGACCAGGCCGGGCACAGCTACAACTACGGGCTGCGCTCTTACTATTTCGCCATGGCGGTGATGGGTTGGTTTATCCACCCGCTGCTGTTCGCGATCGGCTATCTGTTGGTGGCGCTGATACTTTTCCTGCGCGAGTTCCGTTCGCGCACCCTGCAAGTGCTGCTGGCGGCGGAGGGACACAAGATCGATCGCGAGCAGGCTAAGTAGCATGGATAGCGCCGCGGTGTTGGCCGCTTTCGACGAGATCGCCCGCCGGCGCAACTGGCAGTCTTTGCACACGCCGAAGAACCTGGCCATGGCGCTGTCGGTGGAGGTGGCGGAGCTGTGCCGCCATCTGCAGTGGCGCGATGACGGGGAGGTGGAGCGGATGCTGCAGACCGGTGGGGCGGAAAGTGTTGCGGCGGAGCTGGCGGATATCCAGATGTACCTGCTCAAGCTGGCCGCAGTCATGGATATCGATCTGGACAAGGCCCTGGCGGACAAGATCGCCGAGAACCGGCGGCGTTTCTGAATCCCGTTCCCCCCTGTAGGAGCGGCTGTTGGCCGGGAGCGCCGAGCCCCAGCTCGGCAAGCGGGCCGCAGGTCCGCCGAAGGAATCAGGAAAACAACACCGTAGTCATCCCAAAGCACAATCCCACCAACAACCCCGCCAGCCATTTCCAGCGCCCCATATCGCGCCAGGCAAAGCGCCAGCTGCCGCCGGCTGTGTTGCGAACGGAGTTAACCGTTCTCAGCCCGTAAAGATAGACGCCGCTGATCGACAGGGCGCTGAGCAGGGTGCCGAAGAAGAACCAGGTCCATTTGGTAATTCGTCCGCCGAAGGCGCCGAAGTGCAGCGGATCAGCGGCCTCGGAGAGTCGCAGGTGAAAACCCAGCCGGTCGCCCCTGCGGGTTTCCAGGTGTTCGCCGGTGCGCGGATCGAAGGCCAGGTGGTTGGCCCGGTTGCGGACCAGCAGCGCGTCCGCCTGGCCGGTGAGCTTCAGGGTATCTCCCGCGCTGCGGGGCAGCTGTATCGAGCGGATGCGCAGTTCCGGGTAGAGGTGTTTGGCGGCGGCCACTGTTTCGGCCAGGGTTTCCGCGGCGGGTTGTTCCAGGCTGGTGGCGCTGGCCACAGTGAGCGGAGGAGGATAGTGCGCATTCAGGCCCCAGCGCTCCAGCAGGTACCAGATGCCGGTAATGGCGATCAGGGCGATAAACCAGAGGCTCCACACACCCAAGAGCCGGTGCATCTGGCCCCAGAAGCGGCGGGATTGCCTGTCCCGCCTTTTGCCGGTGCGCGGTTGTTCCCGGCGGGGAATTTTCCAGAAACCCTTCCACCAGCCCCGGTAGCAGACAATGCCGGTGAGCAGCGCG carries:
- a CDS encoding class I SAM-dependent methyltransferase, with product MIDQLAITASAAEWLPAARQLADELQLRCLDCAEPSRLDAPAFVLQRGERLQLCATGRKAPGPVFVDFVGGTAAHRRKYGGGKGQQIAKAVGLRSGFYPSVVDATAGLGRDAFVLASLGCKVHMLERNPVVRALLRDGLDRLQKAALEDIELAPIAQRLNLEESDVSAREWLQDQAPESIPVVYLDPMFPERGKSAGVKKEMAAFHQLVGSDEDADGLLEPAFAACYYRTVVKRPRLAPFLAARKPSLSLEGKSGRFDIYTKHGVPG
- the cmoA gene encoding carboxy-S-adenosyl-L-methionine synthase CmoA, translating into MTKHDNIYANPLGDVTGFQFDQSVVDVFPDMIQRSVPGYTTIVAMIGTLAERYAQAGSRCYDLGSSLCAATLAMRHRIPAADCEIIAVDNSSAMIERAHQVLAADSGQVPVQLVCDDLQNIKIENASVVVLNFTLQFIPVEKREGILQKICDGLRPGGILIISEKVDFTDPDHRELMIDLHHAFKRANGYSELEIAQKRTALENVLIPETLDTHRERLKSVGFTSVDVWFQCFNFASLIAIKAKT
- a CDS encoding MauE/DoxX family redox-associated membrane protein, encoding MAKDPAFKKQEENRGAEIADYWPLFSLILVSLLAGVAITVSTRGDMIAGMHYAMGFFLCVFALLKLFHPTAFADGFEMYDLLARRCRLYGYLYPVIELILGLGFLSMLFPQVVYGATILILGFGAIGVISALRRGLDINCPCMGSILDVPLSTVTLTEDLGMVVMAIIMWSMRL
- a CDS encoding STAS/SEC14 domain-containing protein, with translation MIEHYWHCDHSVLEICPLGPLQETDFQALEAQVDPVISEHGCLAGLLINAAHFPGWESFAALISHCVFIRDYHKRIHKIAVVSDHTLLGFMPRLVDHFVGAEVRPFPADGYQQALNWLVEPG
- a CDS encoding L-serine ammonia-lyase; this translates as MSISVFELFKIGVGPSSSHTVGPMVAARQFVQDLEDRQQLRNTDRVQVHLYGSLALTGIGHGTDMAVLMGLLGEAPDTIDVDAIDHKLAQIDQDRQLRLNLDKNIGFVRDRDLVFHKEEFLSRHANGMTCQAYADGELLFERSYFSIGGGFVLSEEDFAQKDQIATLLPYDFSSAKQLMELCEKHHWTIAELAMANEKAFRSEEEIKQQLWNIWEVMHSSIQRGCREQGLLPGGLNVRRRAAELYRELSKQPEEERNQGLAILDWVSLFALAVNEENAARGRIVTSPTNGAAGVIPAVIAYYVQFVHNPEKHGELKDQVVKFLLTAGAIGMLFKKNASISAAEVGCQGEIGVACSMASAGLAAVQGGSNQQIENAAEIGMEHNLGLTCDPIGGLVQVPCIERNTMGAVKAINAARLALRGDGAHIVPLDSVIETMRQTGVDMRSKYKETSLGGLAVNAVNC
- the cmoB gene encoding tRNA 5-methoxyuridine(34)/uridine 5-oxyacetic acid(34) synthase CmoB — translated: MIDYTNFYAGIQHIPALRPWLAQLPEQIAAGLSPERWGDLPDWRAAFDALPDISPSAVELREKVRIGSAADASPEQLQALEKQLRKLHPWRKGPWEIFDLFIDTEWRSDWKWERVLPHLEPLENRLVLDVGCGNGYHCWRQFGAGARRVIGIDPSAKYVAQFYALKKYLGWEQPVDLLPLGIEALPPKLHAFDTTFSMGVLYHRRSPMDHLRELRDTLRPGGQLLLETLVIDGEPGDCLVPEDRYAKMRNVWFIPSTATLESWLRKCGFENPRTVDVGTTNLGEQRRTDWMRFESLADFLDPESPDKTVEGHPAPKRAVLVANTP
- a CDS encoding nucleotide pyrophosphohydrolase; the encoded protein is MDSAAVLAAFDEIARRRNWQSLHTPKNLAMALSVEVAELCRHLQWRDDGEVERMLQTGGAESVAAELADIQMYLLKLAAVMDIDLDKALADKIAENRRRF
- a CDS encoding insulinase family protein produces the protein MSNAHPAFELVTSATIESLGVQVEEYRHHKTGAQHLHIAADNPENVFLVALRTVPQDSSGVAHILEHTALCGSEKYPVRDPFFMMIRRSLNTFMNAFTSSDWTAYPFASQNRKDFDNLLDVYLDAVFFARLDPLDFAQEGHRLEFAEPGNTDSELVYKGVVFNEMKGAMSSVTSQLWQTLSRYLFPTTTYHHNSGGEPADIPKLSYQQLVNFYRSHYHPSNAIFMTFGDIPAAEHQAVFEEKALHKFEPLDKTIGVERETRYLAPISVEEHYPVSGDEGLEEKTHIVLGWLLGDVTDLEESLTAHLLTGVLLDNSASPLMKLLETTDLGTSPSPLCGLDDSQRELAFVCGIEGSERERADELEKQVLAVLEDVAENGVPYEQVAAALHQLELQQREITGDGYPYGLQLILTALTGATHRGDAIGLLNIDPILEKLREQIKDPRFIADTARKLLLENQHRVRLLLSPDDALAGRREAAEKARLAEIKARLSDGEKEQIVQTATALLDRQQREDDASILPKVGVEDIPPEMPKVEGEETRLGKQKLTRYSAGTNGLVYQQLICALPDLSEEEKQLLPYYCQALTEVGLGDKDYLQVQQWQASVAGALHSYTSSRTDIDDLQQLSSYFVLSGKALTRNQAPLTELMQATVEQVRFDELPRFRELLLQTLARREQGVVGNGHALAMAAASAGYNRAAFESHATGGLLGLRQLKALVRGLDSDDGLEKLTAQFQAIHRKIAAAPRQFLLIGEEDKLPDYSQALAPLASETVEASAAPSEDFDPHRVGELWLANSQVNFCAKAYATVPMVHEDAAPLAVLGGFLRNGFLHRSIREQGGAYGGGASHDSNLGVFRFYSYRDPRMAETLADFDASLEWLASGRQKDEQVEEAILGVVGALDKPSSPAGEAKKAFHSALYGRTHAVREEFRRRVTEVRLEDLKRVADTYLKPENASTAVVTGSQGREAGLELGLQEEKL
- a CDS encoding DUF599 domain-containing protein → MTWLDIASVTGFFVTWMGYTVFARRKAKVAWCLASSMQWYRVEWMLRMLERDMRMPDAAIIGNLERVIGFFASTSILILAGLVTALTADTVAVEMINSLPLAETTTVVQFELKVLLLLLIFIFAFFNFTWSLRQYSFANVLIGAAPPAEDESFSEEERRRYAISTAKVIDQAGHSYNYGLRSYYFAMAVMGWFIHPLLFAIGYLLVALILFLREFRSRTLQVLLAAEGHKIDREQAK